A window from Leptothermofonsia sichuanensis E412 encodes these proteins:
- a CDS encoding type II toxin-antitoxin system HicA family toxin, translated as MKSISGKQFAKILERKGWQLIRVQGSHHIYNLYKTW; from the coding sequence ATGAAGTCCATTTCAGGAAAGCAGTTTGCCAAGATTCTGGAGCGTAAGGGATGGCAATTGATTCGGGTACAGGGCAGCCATCACATTTATAATTTATATAAAACCTGGTGA
- a CDS encoding DNA adenine methylase encodes MIRGSWPDKFPTEADQTQERQRLFNILGRIETETDKKGNQKQVVRGLVSWDDVNDPNSGVLEAAQREIARCLAWERGEEPPTKPDAVRAYIAKYAPPVYDPFAGGGSIPLEAQRLGLEAHASDLNPVAMLINKALIEIPPRFKDQAPVNPEVRSEYGGVRSEGRNLRSEYGGVRSEGRQGDALPGVDYLAEGDGGGSGALSSSTKASQGGNLRDAIANYTGDRLDSSQHSRGVDQGIRERESTISGDRSRVVSGDGNITDAMREPGMVSDGSDANAQRTARRGESNADHHAAENEKRVNRSEERVTQFSLLTPHSSNFHPHSSNPIRRQIRPGQSPRRHGRSEGGTLHRLRNARAAGVCAPRRPRRTHGCPNDGHCG; translated from the coding sequence ATGATCCGAGGTAGCTGGCCCGACAAGTTCCCCACGGAGGCTGACCAAACGCAGGAACGGCAGCGGCTATTCAATATTTTGGGACGGATTGAGACGGAAACGGATAAGAAAGGGAATCAGAAGCAGGTTGTCCGAGGGTTGGTGTCGTGGGATGACGTGAATGATCCCAACTCTGGCGTACTAGAAGCGGCGCAGCGGGAGATTGCCCGGTGTCTGGCGTGGGAGCGGGGCGAGGAGCCACCGACAAAGCCGGATGCCGTGCGGGCGTATATTGCGAAGTATGCCCCACCCGTGTATGACCCGTTTGCGGGAGGAGGGTCGATTCCGTTGGAGGCGCAGCGCTTGGGACTGGAGGCCCATGCCAGCGATTTGAACCCGGTGGCGATGTTGATCAATAAAGCGTTGATTGAGATTCCGCCGAGGTTTAAGGATCAGGCTCCGGTCAATCCGGAGGTGAGAAGTGAGTATGGAGGAGTGAGGAGTGAGGGAAGGAATTTGAGGAGTGAGTATGGAGGAGTGAGGAGTGAGGGAAGACAGGGGGATGCATTACCAGGAGTTGATTATTTGGCAGAAGGCGATGGCGGCGGCTCAGGAGCTTTATCGTCTAGTACCAAGGCTTCCCAAGGAGGAAACCTACGGGATGCAATCGCAAATTACACGGGCGATCGTCTCGATTCCAGCCAACATAGCCGAGGGGTGGACCAGGGAATCAGAGAAAGAGAAAGCACAATTTCTGGCGATCGCTCACGGGTCGTTAGCGGAGACGGAAACATTACTGACGCTATGCGAGAACCTGGGATGGTTTCCGACGGATCAGACGCAAACGCTCAGAGGACTGCTAGACGAGGTGAGTCGAATGCTGACCACCATGCGGCGGAAAATGAGAAAAGAGTAAATAGGAGTGAGGAAAGAGTTACTCAATTCTCACTCCTCACTCCTCACTCCTCCAATTTCCATCCTCACTCCTCAAATCCGATTCGTCGTCAAATCAGGCCAGGGCAAAGCCCCAGAAGGCACGGTAGATCGGAAGGGGGCACGCTGCATCGCCTGCGGAACGCCCGTGCCGCTGGAGTATGTGCGCCAAGAAGGCCGCGCCGGACGCATGGGTGCCCAAATGATGGCCATTGTGGCTGA
- a CDS encoding type II toxin-antitoxin system HicA family toxin — MTRISVPIHGNKDLKVGLLRHFMKQANLTESDL; from the coding sequence TTGACCCGCATTTCCGTCCCAATTCACGGCAATAAGGATCTCAAAGTTGGCCTGCTTCGCCATTTTATGAAACAAGCTAACCTCACAGAATCCGACCTCTAA
- the plsY gene encoding glycerol-3-phosphate 1-O-acyltransferase PlsY, with protein MALWYSLNGLLLLLAYLLGSIPTGYWAGKLLQGIDIREHGSRSTGATNVLRTLGKGPAAIVLLVDILKGAAAIALVQAFYASAAIQPFVPPTLNPTLWAPWMVTLAGILVLLGHSKSIFLNFTGGKSVATSLGVLLTMNWMVGIGTLSVFLVVLAISRIVSLSSIAGAIAVCGLMVLFVQPVPYLLFAVVGGFYVILRHRANIQRLLSGTEPRLGEKMPETSPPSS; from the coding sequence ATGGCTCTCTGGTATTCCCTCAACGGACTGCTACTCCTGCTGGCTTACCTGCTTGGTTCAATCCCCACTGGCTACTGGGCAGGCAAACTGCTTCAGGGCATTGATATTCGAGAACATGGCTCCAGGTCAACGGGCGCAACCAATGTCCTGCGCACCCTGGGGAAAGGTCCAGCCGCCATTGTGTTACTGGTCGATATTCTGAAGGGAGCGGCAGCGATCGCCCTGGTTCAGGCATTTTATGCTTCAGCCGCCATCCAACCGTTCGTTCCGCCAACCCTCAACCCAACCCTGTGGGCACCCTGGATGGTAACCCTTGCCGGAATTCTGGTGTTACTGGGACACAGCAAATCCATTTTCCTCAACTTCACAGGTGGCAAGTCGGTGGCAACCAGCCTGGGCGTTCTACTGACTATGAACTGGATGGTTGGAATCGGAACCCTGAGCGTCTTCTTAGTTGTCCTGGCAATTTCCCGGATTGTCTCCCTCAGTTCCATTGCCGGGGCGATCGCAGTCTGCGGATTGATGGTTCTCTTCGTTCAGCCAGTTCCTTACCTGTTGTTTGCGGTTGTCGGTGGCTTTTACGTGATTCTGCGCCACCGTGCCAATATTCAACGCCTCCTGAGTGGGACTGAACCCCGCCTGGGAGAAAAGATG
- a CDS encoding DUF3883 domain-containing protein, translating into MYSLCLCGSNLESQATTYAITHLVPQHLQEVRERKEELIDKTIRAVKDRLTKEINYWDHRAAELRLQEQAGKPNARLNSTRAQQRADELADRLQKRLAELEQERKLSPLPPVVIGRALIVPIGLLQRLQGKREVPTSTFARETRRVEQAAMAAVMAAERALGYEPQDVSGQKCGYDIESSAPLAQLGRGAGGEGLRFIEVKGRIAGAETVTVTKNEILTALNKPDNFILALVQVPADQNFPEGDVFRVKASSGTYGIPGEGCMVRYVRQPFQREPDFGASSVNYEWQELWERGEKPL; encoded by the coding sequence TTGTACTCTTTGTGCCTTTGTGGTTCCAATCTTGAATCTCAGGCCACCACCTACGCCATCACCCATCTGGTTCCCCAGCACCTCCAGGAAGTCCGGGAGCGCAAGGAAGAACTGATTGACAAAACCATCCGGGCCGTCAAAGATCGCCTGACCAAAGAGATTAACTACTGGGATCACCGCGCCGCCGAACTCCGCCTTCAGGAACAGGCCGGAAAGCCCAATGCCAGACTCAACTCCACCAGAGCACAGCAACGCGCAGATGAGTTAGCCGATCGCCTGCAAAAGCGTCTGGCTGAGTTGGAACAGGAACGCAAGCTGTCCCCTCTGCCCCCAGTTGTCATCGGTCGGGCGCTGATAGTGCCGATCGGACTCCTGCAACGGCTGCAAGGAAAACGGGAAGTGCCGACCAGTACCTTTGCCAGAGAGACCAGGCGAGTGGAGCAAGCCGCAATGGCAGCCGTCATGGCCGCAGAACGGGCATTGGGCTATGAACCCCAGGATGTCAGCGGCCAGAAGTGTGGCTATGACATTGAATCCTCTGCTCCCCTCGCCCAGCTTGGGCGAGGGGCTGGGGGTGAGGGCTTACGATTTATTGAGGTGAAGGGTCGGATCGCGGGGGCGGAAACGGTTACGGTCACTAAAAATGAGATTCTGACGGCACTGAATAAGCCTGATAACTTTATTTTGGCGTTGGTGCAGGTACCGGCGGATCAGAATTTCCCAGAGGGGGATGTGTTCAGAGTGAAGGCGAGTTCAGGTACCTATGGGATACCGGGTGAGGGGTGCATGGTGCGCTATGTGCGGCAGCCGTTTCAGCGGGAGCCCGATTTTGGAGCCAGTAGCGTGAACTACGAGTGGCAGGAGTTGTGGGAGAGAGGGGAGAAACCTCTGTGA
- a CDS encoding MlaE family lipid ABC transporter permease subunit: MSETPTTYGLRLWSQRLLAAIFLGGQVMVHLLAGKIHRRNTLEQMAMVGPESLLIALLTAAFVGMVFTIQVSREFINLGAGSAVGGVLALALARELAPVLTAVILAGRVGSAFAAEIGTMRVTEQIDALLMLKTDPIDYLVIPRVIACCLMLPLLTVLSLITGMVGGMFISEAMYGISNKVFFDSARNFLTVWDLCSAPIKGFFFGALIAIIGSSWGLTTTGGAKGVGQSTTTAVVTSLLAIFISNFFLSWLMFQGLGSAITRGF, from the coding sequence GTGAGTGAAACGCCAACAACGTATGGGTTGCGGTTGTGGAGTCAGCGCTTGCTGGCCGCCATTTTTTTGGGAGGGCAGGTGATGGTGCATCTGCTGGCGGGTAAAATCCATCGTCGGAATACCCTGGAACAGATGGCAATGGTGGGTCCAGAATCCCTCCTGATTGCCTTATTGACAGCCGCTTTTGTGGGTATGGTCTTCACCATCCAGGTATCCCGAGAATTTATTAATTTAGGGGCTGGCAGCGCTGTGGGCGGGGTTTTAGCCCTGGCCCTGGCGCGTGAACTGGCTCCTGTCCTGACGGCAGTTATTCTGGCGGGACGGGTAGGGTCAGCGTTTGCAGCAGAAATTGGCACCATGCGCGTCACAGAACAGATCGATGCCCTGTTGATGCTGAAAACAGACCCCATTGACTATCTGGTAATTCCCAGGGTGATTGCCTGTTGCCTGATGCTACCGCTGTTAACGGTGCTTTCTCTGATTACAGGCATGGTTGGTGGTATGTTTATCTCCGAGGCAATGTACGGGATTTCCAACAAAGTCTTTTTTGATTCGGCACGCAACTTTCTGACGGTTTGGGATCTGTGTAGTGCTCCCATTAAGGGCTTTTTCTTTGGTGCCCTGATTGCCATCATTGGTTCCAGTTGGGGATTAACAACCACAGGGGGGGCTAAAGGGGTCGGGCAGTCCACCACCACGGCAGTGGTCACCTCTCTGCTAGCCATCTTTATTTCTAATTTCTTCCTGTCGTGGTTAATGTTCCAGGGGCTTGGCAGCGCGATAACACGCGGGTTTTAG
- a CDS encoding DUF1156 domain-containing protein, translating to MTYRKKLIEVALPLEAINMESAREKSIRHGHPSTLHLWWARRPLAACRAVLWASLVDDPR from the coding sequence ATGACTTACCGCAAAAAACTGATCGAAGTTGCCCTGCCCCTGGAAGCCATCAATATGGAATCGGCTCGCGAAAAGTCTATCCGCCACGGGCACCCCAGTACGCTGCATTTGTGGTGGGCACGCCGACCCCTAGCCGCCTGTCGCGCCGTCCTATGGGCTTCCCTCGTCGATGATCCGAGGTAG
- a CDS encoding DUF3119 family protein: MTSTASSSSLPQTVELSPSYRLPIALGLLAIPLAWGQLWVGLAIALFGLFLLVQAATIRLRFTATALDVCRGETPIRHFPYQDWQNWRIFWTPIPILFYFKEVKSIHFLPVLFDPKMLQNCLEVRVPLSSEMTDPQSPS, from the coding sequence GTGACCAGTACTGCCTCTTCTAGCTCACTTCCCCAAACCGTTGAGTTATCTCCCAGCTATCGGTTGCCGATCGCTCTGGGGCTGTTAGCCATTCCCTTAGCCTGGGGACAGCTCTGGGTGGGGCTGGCGATCGCTCTCTTTGGCCTATTTCTGCTGGTTCAGGCAGCCACCATTCGCCTCCGATTCACCGCAACCGCGCTGGATGTATGCCGGGGTGAAACGCCCATCCGCCACTTCCCCTATCAAGACTGGCAAAACTGGCGAATCTTCTGGACTCCCATTCCTATCCTTTTCTATTTCAAAGAGGTGAAAAGCATTCACTTCCTCCCGGTTCTGTTTGATCCTAAAATGCTCCAGAACTGCCTGGAAGTTCGAGTTCCCCTCTCCTCCGAAATGACAGATCCCCAATCCCCCTCCTAA
- a CDS encoding type II toxin-antitoxin system HicB family antitoxin translates to MKLKIIVHEAKEGGYWAEVPAIPGCATQGDSFEELLENLYEAIEGCLSVDIETPSDSENSRIMEIAV, encoded by the coding sequence ATGAAGTTAAAAATTATTGTTCATGAGGCGAAAGAAGGGGGCTACTGGGCAGAAGTGCCTGCCATTCCAGGATGTGCGACGCAAGGAGATAGCTTTGAAGAGTTGCTCGAAAACCTTTATGAGGCGATCGAGGGTTGCTTGTCGGTGGACATCGAAACGCCTTCAGATTCCGAGAACAGCCGGATCATGGAAATTGCTGTATGA
- a CDS encoding DUF3086 domain-containing protein, whose translation MTPDEPLEFQAQDFRENRSGQPQPPSASDEDVSSPEPDDPWMESLTEDGESAGPDEAVPLLDSDLPDQENPGLRQPGDNFMQTVMESELPAVEPPEDLFTVPPESDLSAPAVNTPLPALSLDMKQSAGESERLAAQNSEANRLPPPVFGRDGGAIAPTQSEPGFPVHEWEQRITELQRQEQSLKQEIDTLQTTHAQLRAQIADAQGALGRLVQEGLKELEQRKQALQISIEQLERRQERIRAEMRTTFAGVSQDLAIRIQSFKDYLVGSLQDLALSAEQLELPKPSKEPSPRTTASVEESTTPPSSTPRFAEQTFQEQTRKIRGLIDQYRNRPDYYGPPWHLRRTFEPIHAERVSNWFFTQGGRGAIRTMGSRLQNILVASATISILHTLYGDRLRTLVLAESPERLGEWRRGLQDCLGITRSDFGPERGVALLEDPETLAQKADRCVKDGLLPFIIIDETEEMISLSILQFPLWLAFAPNPQAPSSYAREW comes from the coding sequence ATGACCCCAGACGAACCCTTAGAATTTCAAGCTCAAGACTTCAGAGAAAACCGATCAGGGCAGCCTCAACCGCCATCGGCATCGGATGAAGATGTCTCCTCCCCAGAACCGGATGACCCCTGGATGGAATCGCTGACAGAGGATGGAGAATCTGCCGGGCCGGACGAAGCAGTGCCGTTACTTGATTCGGATCTTCCTGATCAGGAAAATCCGGGCCTGAGGCAGCCGGGTGATAACTTCATGCAAACCGTTATGGAGTCGGAACTCCCGGCGGTTGAACCTCCTGAAGACCTGTTTACAGTACCCCCAGAATCAGACCTGTCTGCTCCGGCGGTAAACACTCCGTTGCCAGCTCTATCCCTGGACATGAAGCAAAGTGCTGGAGAATCGGAGCGGTTAGCAGCCCAGAACTCCGAAGCCAATCGGCTGCCCCCTCCGGTGTTTGGTAGAGATGGGGGCGCGATCGCGCCAACTCAATCTGAGCCAGGATTCCCAGTCCATGAGTGGGAACAGCGGATCACTGAGTTGCAGCGTCAGGAGCAATCCCTGAAGCAGGAAATTGACACGTTGCAGACAACCCACGCCCAACTGAGAGCACAAATTGCCGATGCTCAGGGTGCCCTGGGGCGACTTGTCCAGGAAGGACTGAAAGAACTGGAGCAGCGGAAACAGGCACTTCAGATCAGCATTGAGCAATTAGAACGTCGCCAGGAACGCATCCGGGCTGAAATGCGAACCACCTTTGCGGGGGTGTCCCAGGATCTTGCGATTCGCATCCAGAGCTTCAAAGATTACCTGGTGGGTAGTCTGCAAGATCTGGCGCTGTCTGCCGAGCAACTGGAATTACCCAAACCCTCTAAAGAACCATCTCCCAGGACAACGGCGAGTGTGGAGGAATCAACCACACCGCCATCTTCCACCCCCCGGTTTGCAGAGCAGACCTTCCAGGAGCAGACCCGCAAAATCCGCGGCTTAATTGATCAGTACCGTAACCGTCCTGACTACTATGGTCCTCCCTGGCATCTGCGCCGCACCTTTGAACCAATTCATGCCGAACGGGTATCCAACTGGTTTTTTACCCAGGGTGGGCGGGGTGCCATTCGGACGATGGGCAGTCGATTGCAGAATATCCTGGTGGCATCCGCAACGATTTCGATATTGCATACCCTGTATGGCGATCGCCTGCGCACCCTCGTTTTAGCCGAATCCCCTGAACGACTGGGTGAGTGGCGCAGAGGGTTACAGGACTGTCTGGGCATTACCCGCAGTGATTTTGGTCCCGAACGCGGTGTTGCCTTACTGGAAGATCCCGAAACCCTGGCACAAAAAGCAGACCGCTGCGTTAAAGATGGATTGCTGCCCTTCATCATCATTGATGAAACCGAGGAAATGATCAGCCTTTCAATTCTGCAATTTCCCCTCTGGCTGGCATTTGCACCCAATCCACAGGCCCCTTCCTCCTATGCCAGGGAGTGGTGA